In one Paraburkholderia azotifigens genomic region, the following are encoded:
- a CDS encoding AraC family transcriptional regulator, with protein sequence MVSLLKALAPDEGYNLTSLPDVRILRSNRALTRTPVLYDPGIVIVCQGSKRGYFGNRIYAYDEQHYLAVAVPVPFTMEASATPQRPLLAIYMHLDFSVAAELMLQIDRHDASAHEPDAPQSMMSSPMDSALQMSVLRFLEAMNEPRDAAILGPALVRELYFRVLTGAQGNAMRAALAMQGPFGKIGKALRRIHAAYDQPLDVARLASDAGMSVPTFHSHFKTITNTSPMQYVKSTRLHQARLLMLREGMTAESACHAVGYASASQFNREFKRLFGLTPAAETKRMRESFAIPPAFAETDYVSSH encoded by the coding sequence ATGGTGTCGCTGTTGAAAGCGTTGGCGCCCGACGAGGGGTATAACCTGACGTCGTTGCCGGACGTGCGCATCCTGCGCTCGAACCGCGCGCTGACGCGAACACCTGTTCTTTACGATCCGGGGATCGTCATCGTTTGCCAGGGAAGCAAGCGGGGCTATTTCGGCAACCGGATCTACGCGTACGACGAGCAGCACTATCTCGCCGTCGCGGTGCCCGTACCTTTCACGATGGAAGCCAGTGCCACGCCACAACGTCCGCTGCTGGCCATCTACATGCATCTGGACTTCTCGGTCGCCGCGGAACTCATGTTGCAGATCGACCGTCATGATGCGTCGGCGCATGAGCCTGATGCGCCGCAAAGCATGATGTCGAGCCCGATGGACTCCGCGCTGCAGATGTCCGTGCTGCGCTTTCTCGAAGCGATGAACGAGCCGCGCGACGCTGCGATTCTCGGGCCCGCCCTCGTGCGCGAGTTGTATTTCCGCGTCCTGACGGGCGCGCAGGGCAACGCGATGCGTGCGGCCCTGGCGATGCAAGGGCCGTTCGGCAAGATCGGCAAGGCGCTGCGCCGCATTCACGCGGCCTATGACCAGCCGCTCGATGTCGCTCGACTTGCGAGCGACGCGGGCATGAGCGTGCCGACGTTTCATAGTCATTTCAAAACGATTACCAATACATCGCCGATGCAGTATGTGAAATCGACGCGCCTGCATCAGGCGAGGCTTTTGATGCTGCGTGAAGGCATGACGGCGGAGTCGGCGTGTCACGCGGTGGGTTATGCCAGCGCCTCGCAGTTCAATCGCGAGTTCAAGCGTCTCTTCGGCTTGACGCCGGCGGCCGAAACGAAGCGCATGCGCGAAAGCTTCGCCATCCCGCCTGCCTTCGCCGAAACCGATTACGTGTCGTCGCACTGA
- a CDS encoding VOC family protein, translating to MNRSDYTREDTGNLVLLEHVNLTIPDQRLATAFYVSALGLTRDPYLMTGVTNMWINLGRSQIHLPHGDAQRLRGHVGLIVGKRASLIERLRAVRPLLEQTRFGWTEREDRVEVICPWGNRYDCLDPDAYAVDLGIAYVQLDVPVGSAVSIAAFYREMFDASAEVRERNGSRQAVIAIGGHQQLVYAETPTAIAEYDGHHIQIYVASFSGPYERLAARGLTNGEETHQYRFAELVDLESGAPCFTLEHEVRSLRHPLYARPLVNRNPDLSNRNYRLGGEAFGGVY from the coding sequence ATGAATCGTTCCGACTACACGCGCGAGGATACGGGCAATCTCGTGCTGCTCGAACACGTCAATCTCACGATACCGGACCAGCGTCTTGCCACGGCGTTCTATGTCAGCGCGCTCGGGCTCACGCGCGATCCCTATCTGATGACGGGCGTGACCAACATGTGGATCAACCTCGGCCGCTCGCAGATTCACCTGCCGCACGGCGATGCGCAGCGCCTGCGCGGACATGTCGGACTGATCGTGGGCAAGCGCGCGTCGCTGATCGAACGGCTGCGCGCGGTGCGTCCGCTACTCGAACAGACGCGCTTCGGATGGACCGAGCGGGAAGATCGCGTGGAAGTGATCTGTCCGTGGGGAAACCGTTATGACTGTCTCGATCCCGATGCCTATGCCGTCGATCTCGGCATCGCGTATGTGCAGCTCGATGTGCCCGTCGGTAGCGCGGTTTCCATTGCCGCGTTCTACCGCGAGATGTTCGATGCGTCCGCCGAGGTCCGCGAGCGTAACGGTTCGCGGCAGGCAGTGATTGCAATCGGCGGACACCAGCAGCTCGTCTATGCGGAAACGCCGACGGCGATCGCGGAATACGATGGGCATCACATCCAGATCTATGTAGCCAGTTTCTCCGGGCCTTATGAGCGGCTCGCCGCGCGAGGGCTGACTAATGGCGAGGAGACGCATCAGTACCGTTTCGCCGAACTCGTCGATCTCGAGAGCGGCGCGCCTTGCTTCACGCTAGAACATGAAGTGCGCAGTTTGCGTCATCCGCTCTATGCGAGACCGCTGGTGAACCGGAACCCTGATCTGAGCAACCGGAACTACCGGCTGGGCGGCGAGGCGTTTGGCGGCGTGTATTGA